In Penaeus chinensis breed Huanghai No. 1 chromosome 19, ASM1920278v2, whole genome shotgun sequence, a single genomic region encodes these proteins:
- the LOC125035130 gene encoding uncharacterized protein LOC125035130 translates to MGGTDVAEPTPGPSGIASQVITDSKVVVTLDEGTPEEQEMTISIVSMNHTYSSELPPFLIEDSDAQDGGSRHGHSRRSEERRILPDMLQIQANIEIHLKQLVSSVKDIASALQTIAGVIKDKA, encoded by the exons ATGGGAGGAACAG ATGTTGCAGAACCAACTCCTGGGCCATCTGGGATAGCATCTCAGGTCATAACAGACTCGAAAGTTGTTGTAACATTGGATGAGGGCACTCCAGAGGAGCAAGAAATGACAATATCCATTGTGTCAATGAACCACACTTACTCTTCAGAATTACCTCCTTTTTTAATAGAAGACAGTGACGCTCAGGATGGAGGTAGCAGGCATGGTCATAGCAGAAgatcagaagaaaggagaattttgCCTGACATGCTTCAGATACAAGCAAATATAGAAATTCACTTGAAACAGCTTGTAAGTTCAGTAAAAGACATTGCATCAGCATTACAAACAATTGCTGGTGTTATAAAAGATAAGGCAtaa